The Juglans microcarpa x Juglans regia isolate MS1-56 chromosome 8D, Jm3101_v1.0, whole genome shotgun sequence genomic sequence TTACCACGGTATtcttccgccataagtgagagcaataaataaaattggaatTCTTTATGTTTTGTAGTTTATTGTATTGAATTTTGGCATTATGTGGTGGACATGATGTTTTGGATGAAGAAAGGGAGTAGGAAGTTTTCTGTGCGATCATTATATAAAGGTTTTGTCAAGCCAAAATCATACTTCATTCCCTGGGAAGTCTATTTGTAAAAGTAAGGTGTTGCCTAATATTGCTTATTTGGGCTGGACAACGTTTCTTGGGAGAATTTTGATgttggataatttgagaaaggtGGGTCTCGCCCtaatggattggtgttatatatataattaagaagaGTGGGGAGTTGGTGGGGAGTTGATGGATCATctttacttcattgtgaggtggcaagaaTCTTATGGGTGGAGATCTTTAATGGAACGGGCATTGCTTGGGTAATGTTcaagagggtggtggatttgtttgCATGTTGGCAAAGATGTAGGGCCAATTCACATATTCAAGATGTATGGAGGATGATTCCTCTGTGAATCATGCAGTGTTTATGGATTTAAATGAATGATTGAAGCTTTGAAGATGATGAGCGTTTTCTAGATGAGCTAAGAAgttttttcttccataatttatttatttgggtatCATGTTGTATACTTTATGGAGCTTGCTTgaatgactttcttgtatcacGTTCTAGATCCTTATTTTGTAACTAGGTGTATGCTGTTTGTATACCTCGATCGTGTACTCGAGCTATGCTTATTTActactttaaataaaatgttattttacttattaaaaaaaaaagacgttaGCCGATTAAGGGCACGTTCCCTTTTTTTAAACGTTAAGGTGGATCTGTGTGTTGAAAGGGTGGACTCGGGTTTTGGAGATTAACATGAAGTTAGGCCATTGAAGTTTGATCCAAGAGAGCACGAGTCCAAGGGCACATTCCAAGACAATATCTCAACCCCAATAATTTATCCCTCTCATGGAATTGCGTTTTATTTCCTTACATTGCAGGCAATTCTCTATAGCAAATAAAACTAGATCCCTTCCAGGTGTAGGCAAGGGTACTACAATATTGGACATTCAAGATGGCCTTAATATTACAGCATTACAGATTGAATTAAGTGGTACTGATTACAAATAAACTACAGTACTGCAATAGAGAGATAGGTCTAGCCATCAACTACAGTGCAATCCTTGTTCAGGTATTTCGTACGCTCTTGATATCTTCTCCTGCAGCGGTCAAGGTGGATGTCAATATGGCTAGTCATAGTGTGGGAACTTCCCTGCATGATAGTGAGCAATGAAACTATGTTCGAAGCCGATAAGTGGCACATTATTCTTCCACTGCTGAAACTCTTCCAAGACCTTCAGGATCTTTCTCCCACCATCATGGAGCACCACTTTTGACTGGTTGTAGGTCAACAGAAACCGTCCAACCTAGACTCGAAATGTCTCAAAAAGTGTGGATCTTCCTTTCCCTTACCAACGATTTTCGATAAATGCCGGACCTCCTCCCTTCTTTTGGGGTCTAGAATGCAACACACCTCTATGGAAATGTTTATGGCCTTTATGCACGAATCTTTAGCCACAGGAGTTGCTTTCCTAACAAATTCTTCGATCCATTCTTCGTTGTTGCTTCCATAGTAGAAAGTGTACTTGTGtgtctgatatttttttaaacaatatcaATGCGTCAAAGCTCAGATTTTACTTGAATGCAGCACACagggaattatttttatttttttacttttttagaaAGGGTGCGTGTATTTGTCACCCAAGACATCAGATTTAATACATGCATGCACAAGCAGTTAAGAGTTGTGGGAACAAAACTTGAAAACTATACCGCGTCCGGTCCTATTCCAAAATCGGGGAACATTCCTTTCTGGTGACGAGACCAAGGAATTTGCGGCTTTTTATCACGGGGATGGAAGAAAGCGAAGGCATTAATCATTCCCCATAGCTGAATCATGCGCAATGCATTTGGGTCTTCCATCTGTTGCGATATTGACTTTTGTCAAATATGATGAAGGAAACAACTTTCTgacaaaatttatcaaaaaaaagctGTACTGCGCATGTTTCCataatacatgcatatatgcacaATCATTGAGGTGAGCCCTGGGCTAAACGGCCAGCCAAGCTTATCATACAACGATCCGAAATCCTTTAACCTAGTTTGGAAGTTTCggctctctctctatatatatatatatatatatatatatatatatatatatatatatatataattttatgataatCATCCTCTCAATTAATATAATCATCCCCTGCCATCTTCTTATAATTGGCATCGATCCAATGATCGGATGATAAGTACTATAGGATAAATAGTTTtcttatcatttaatatcatgctaaagaatgataaaaagatgataacaaaaaaaatatctcaaacacaatttaaaaaccaaacaaaGGATTGAATTGGCTAAAATTGATCTTAATCAATTGATTGAATTATGTACTTCTTTAAGTaattaaaaagagagaggatatttacagtcatagagtGTGCAACTGCCGCGtacttattttatatgaaaaaattaattttttaataataaatttcactattttttaaaatgagtgtgcGACATTTACATAACTCATGATTGTATCTAACGTTAGTACTCTTAAAAGAATACCATAAAATCAATATCCTTTAAAAGCTAACCAGTTTGCTCGTAGAAGCTTCGGTAAGACTAGGCCGCAGATTATCGTCATCGAAAATAAGCTCCCTGAAAGCTTTCACGATTTCCTTGGGTACTGTTTCTGATAAAACGACCACCTTATCCTGGAATATTAATTGCCAACgtaattaattactatattttaCTAAAGTCATGAACTTTATCATAATGCTGATTCGTCCCACAAACATTGGGAagggaaggggaaaaaaaccaAACGAGAAGTTGTTCATATGCATGGTATCGTGCAATCTGATTGTCTTGGCGTGAGAATCAAATGcaattaattattgaaataattacCATATTTGTGAAAAGTTGCTTGATTGTACACAAAAGGGGACTGAAGACGTTAGCTTTGGACAGCTTTTCCTCCAGCTTTTCAAGATATTcctgtaatatatatatacacagtcATGATATTTAGGATATATAGTAGGATcgaagaaatttgaaaacaaaaaactaacaTATATACCAGCAAAGCAGTGTCAACCATATGGGCTGCATGCTCAATAATGTTTTCCACGACAACCAAAAGATCACAGCTGGGATCAAAACTTTGGTGATCAGCTGTACTATGAAAAGGGGTCGTTGTATAAGCTGGTTGCTCTGCTGTAGATAGCAGCATGATCTCTTTGCTAGCCCTAGCATTGGTTATTACAAAGCGAGGAACCTTTGAGGAAGAACAGGTAATAATTTGGCGTTTGTTCGTTGAGCAATAGCGTGACTTATTTATGATCATCAACATCGGAAGCGGAGAATGGTGAGAAGTTGTAGAGAGTTGGTGAGTGTATGCTTTCAAATTAACTACCATCATCTTGTTGGTGGCCATAGCTAGAAAGCTAAAAGGTTTGGGGGAAGAATTGATCAGAAAAGTACTTGGCTTATAATGCATGTACTACGTTGTGCAATATATCATGGCGTGGCTTTTTATAGATACTTATAAGGTCACCACAAAAAGGGATCGAACAAGACAACAAAGGCATCTTATCCTTCTCTTTTCTAGAACTCATGAACTTCTCATCTCTTTTGCTATTCACTACatgaaaaatacttatttgtgaccagttatttaatttgttaagaaaattattatttctagtcaaaatgaatatattcttgtacaaataattatttttctttattctaagAAAAGCATAACATTTGAAGTATAAATCGATCcattgaagaaaagaataattaaaattaaaatgtattgtCTTATTAAAGTAATAAAGTTGTGGTAGGTATTTTACCAAATGAAGCTACACTTTCACGTTAGTATATATGTAAACGTACTTTTttgtctcatattttttatgtttataagcATATTTAATTTGAGTTTCAAAGTAATAGTGATTAGGATTTCTATATTAAATTCCATGTGATGAAAGATTATTGAGGAATTTGTaagaaatcttattttttatcgaATACTATATAATATCGTCTCTACAATTCATGCAGTTGATGCAAGATTCGAATTAGATTATAATAGACTACATCGACTTTGGAGTCTTTATTTAAGCGTAGATTTgtttttatacattatataatagtatttttattgaCTTTTCAAGTCTTTGTTTAGGAGTAGATTTAAGTCTTTGTTTACGAGTAGGTTTGTGGCCCCCTGTTAGGAttctgagatgagatgagataagttaagatggtttttgaataatagtaagattgttgaaatgagttgagatgaaatgatttttaaaattttgtgtgTTCGGATTGGAAGTgatatgagatggttttaacttttgagATATGAGATAGATATGGGTCCTACAAATTATTGCATGATGGTTGTAATGatcttgttttatttataatatatttttgtctcctattttttatgtttagcATACTTAATTTgagtttcaaaataatagtgATTAGGATTTCTATATTAAATTCCATGTGATCATATATAGATTATTGAGGAATTTGTaagaaatcttatttttttatggaataCCGTATAATATTGTCTCTATGATTCATGCATGCAGTTGACAGAGTATGCAGTCACTacttatcatcaataaaataggAGTATCCCTCCCTTCGTAACCTTATAAAAATATGTCCCTTGTTATGAGTTTTCCAAGTCTTTGAACATCTCCCTATCCATAGATCTTGAATTAATATGGCAGGAATTTGGAATTTATTCTAATGCAATAAACCAAAAGATCACAACTAGGATCAAAACTTTGGTGATCAGCTGTACTACGAAAAAGGGTCGTTGTATAAGGTTGCTCTATTGTAGATAGCAGCATGATCTCTTTGCTAGCCCTAGCATTGGTTATTACAAAGTGAGGTACCATTGAGGAAGAACAGGTAATAATTTGGTGTTTGTTCGTTGGGCAATAGCGTGACTTATTTACGATCAACATCGGAAGCAGAGAATGgtgaaaattatcatttctagTCAAAATGAGTATATTCTTGTACAAATAACTcgttacaaataattatttttctttattgtaaTGAAAGCATAACATTTGAAGTACAAATCGATCcattgaagaaaagaataattaaaattaaaatgtattgtCTTGTTAAGGTTGTGGTAGGCGTATTTTGCCAAATGAAGCTACACTTTCACGTTagtatcactacaacaaatttgagatttttggacgaaattatttagggacgaaatttttttcatccctaaaagtcattttttgagacgaaatttaaatttcgtcccaaaaaatcgatgaatttagaaaatcgttcgaatgtcaaaataaccgttcgaacagtattttatgtgacgaattaaatcgtctcaaaaaaaattttccgttcgaaagtgaaaaaatacgttcgaacagtaaaatttggcggataattactttattatggcggggaaagttcaaaaacgttcgaacgctaatttgttgtgttcgaacggaaaatatttggtggtaaatcCTGGGGGGAAGgattctaaaccgttcgaacggaatatatttagttagaacatattcaagcaccacatttatacattcgaaggtataatattaatctcggtacgaaactcaaaatataaaaaatatatatcatatatacaaattcattaattaattttatgtaattaattttaaaatattttaataatttcttttacgttaaataagattcttagttaaataaatattatcaaccacatatatattaatcaaccaaataaagcaaattatcaaaatgccatatataatattgttcataattacaacaaaagaaaatataaataaaagataaaaactattgtgatgcgaggtctctacacacatcctcgactgcagctaattgtgtctctacctgtgtcagtcgagtactaactgtgacctgagttgcattattggcattaatcactgtacgtaactcattaacctctgtacgtaacccagagacggtagccataatctctatacgcaactcagaca encodes the following:
- the LOC121243208 gene encoding uncharacterized protein LOC121243208; translation: MLLSTAEQPAYTTTPFHSTADHQSFDPSCDLLVVVENIIEHAAHMVDTALLEYLEKLEEKLSKANVFSPLLCTIKQLFTNMDKVVVLSETVPKEIVKAFRELIFDDDNLRPSLTEASTSKLVSF